The window CTTTCTGGGATCCATGGTCAGATCCGACGGGTAAGGGATTTCAGATTATACAAGGACTCGTAGCGTTTGCAAACGGTTCAATTACAGGCGTGGGAATCGGGCGCGGACTTCAAGAAGAGCGTTATTTGCCTGAAGCTGATACAGATTATATATTTCCTGCGATCGGTGAAGAGTTCGGGCTAGTCGGGACAATGTTTTTATTGATTTTATACGCGATATGGACTTGGCGGGCTTATTATATTTACAGGGACGCGAAGACTCCTTTTACAAAATCGCTCGCACTGGGACTCACTGCTTCAGTAATAATTCCCATGTTTATGAATGTCGCCGGAGTTACTAAATTATTGCCGTTGTCGGGGATTCCCATGCCGTTTATTAGTTCCGGGGGGAGTTCGATGGTCTTCATGTGGGCAAAAATAGGGCTGTTAATGTCCATAAAACTAGAGAATAAAAGCAAGCGCAAGAAATAATTATATAAACTGGAGAATAATATAATGTCTAGTAAAAAAATTTTAATCGTATCAGGAGGCACAGGCGGGCATATATTCCCGGCTATAATTTTCGGGAAGAGTTTAGAGTCATCAGGTGATTCTGTCAAGTGGCTTTGCGGGTCTCGTCAATTAGAGCAGGAAATTTATAAATCGCAGGGGATTCAGCCTTTAATATTAAATATTGCCGGGTCGCCTCTTGGTACTAGTTCGCTAATAAAAAATTTTGCCCGAGTCATAGATTTAATAAAATCATTCATTCAAGCATGGCGATATATAAAAAATTTTGCCCCTGATCAGATTTATTTATTCGGAGGTTATATATCTTTTGCTCCGTTGATAATCGGCAAGTTAAAGCGAATAAGAATGACTCTTCACGAACAAAACGCGGTCGCCGGAAAAGTTACGAAAATTGCATCTAAACTCGGAGTAAATATAATAACTGCTTGGCCGGTCTGTGAGGGAATAAAAAAATTTACTTGCACGGGGACTCCAGTCCGGGAGCCTGAAAGAATTTCACGTGAGAAAGCATTAACAGCACTTGACTTAAATATTAAGCCTGACTCAAAAATTGTCGGTATTGCGGGGGGATCACTGGGCAGCGGGCCGTTAAGCGAGCTTTTAACGAGTACTGCGAAATTATGCCATGATTTAGAATTCGTATTCTTGTCTTCTAAA is drawn from Synergistaceae bacterium and contains these coding sequences:
- a CDS encoding UDP-N-acetylglucosamine--N-acetylmuramyl-(pentapeptide) pyrophosphoryl-undecaprenol N-acetylglucosamine transferase, translated to MSSKKILIVSGGTGGHIFPAIIFGKSLESSGDSVKWLCGSRQLEQEIYKSQGIQPLILNIAGSPLGTSSLIKNFARVIDLIKSFIQAWRYIKNFAPDQIYLFGGYISFAPLIIGKLKRIRMTLHEQNAVAGKVTKIASKLGVNIITAWPVCEGIKKFTCTGTPVREPERISREKALTALDLNIKPDSKIVGIAGGSLGSGPLSELLTSTAKLCHDLEFVFLSSKEKFDAGNRHYILPHWDMKDFYSICDIIVCRAGGSTLSEILKWEIPAVVIAWPGAADNHQAKNAAEFVKLAKNSCIFDEKDSPENLARILQNNKNLCERTLDNDK